In Variovorax sp. J2L1-78, the following are encoded in one genomic region:
- the metH gene encoding methionine synthase: MKLSGLEPVRIGDGTLFVNIGERTNVTGSKAFARMILNGQFEEALAVARQQVENGAQVIDINMDEAMLDSKAAMVRFLNLIASEPDIARVPIMVDSSKWEVIEAGLRCIQGKGIVNSISMKEGEDQFRHHAKLLRRYGAAAVVMAFDEKGQADTYERKVEICQRAYRILVDEIGFPAEDIIFDPNIFAVATGIEEHNNYAVDFIEATRWIKQNLPGAKVSGGVSNVSFSFRGNDPVREAIHTVFLYHAIKAGMDMGIVNAGMVGVYDDLEPVLRERVEDVILNRRPDAGERLVEVAETAKSGAKDESKRNDWRGTPEAPVSVGDRLSHALVHGITEFIVEDTEEAYQDILAKGGRPLHVIEGPLMDGMNVVGDLFGAGKMFLPQVVKSARVMKQAVAHLLPYIEEEKLRDEAAGRDVRTKGKIIIATVKGDVHDIGKNIVTVVLQCNNFEVVNMGVMVPCHEILARAKVEGADIVGLSGLITPSLEEMQYVAGEMQRDDHFRIKKIPLMIGGATTSRVHTAVKIAPHYEGPVVYVPDASRSVSVAQSLLSDQATKYIDELNADYDKVRLQHANKKQVPLWPLAKARANKTPIDWTGYTPPVPKFIGRRVFKNFDLTELAKYIDWGPFFQTWDLAGPFPAILKDEVVGTEAVRVYADAKRMLQRLIEGRWLSASGIVGFWPANTVNDDDIELYTDETRSEVAMTWYGMRQQTEKQVIDGVMRPSRCLSDFVAPKDSGLKDYVGMFAVTAGLGVEKKEKAFVDDLDDYSAIMLKALADRLAEAFAESLHHRVRTDLWGYAADEALSNEDMIAEKYRGIRPAPGYPACPDHSVKREMFELMQCADIGMTLTESLAMTPAASVSGFHLSHPASTYFNVGKIGHDQLADQAARRRLPESELERLLAPNL; the protein is encoded by the coding sequence ATGAAGCTGTCGGGCCTCGAGCCCGTGCGCATCGGCGACGGCACGCTGTTCGTCAACATCGGCGAGCGCACGAACGTCACCGGCTCCAAGGCCTTCGCGCGGATGATCCTAAACGGCCAGTTCGAAGAGGCCCTGGCCGTCGCGCGCCAGCAGGTCGAGAACGGTGCGCAGGTGATCGACATCAACATGGACGAGGCCATGCTCGACAGCAAGGCCGCGATGGTCCGCTTCCTGAACCTGATCGCGTCGGAACCCGACATCGCGCGCGTGCCGATCATGGTCGACAGCTCCAAGTGGGAGGTCATCGAGGCCGGCCTGCGCTGCATCCAGGGCAAGGGCATCGTCAACTCGATCAGCATGAAGGAAGGCGAGGATCAGTTCCGCCACCATGCCAAGCTGCTGCGTCGCTACGGCGCTGCCGCGGTCGTGATGGCCTTCGACGAGAAGGGCCAGGCCGACACGTATGAGCGCAAGGTCGAGATCTGCCAACGCGCCTACCGCATCCTGGTCGACGAAATCGGCTTCCCGGCGGAGGACATCATCTTCGACCCGAACATCTTCGCGGTCGCCACCGGCATCGAGGAACACAACAACTACGCGGTCGACTTCATCGAGGCCACACGCTGGATCAAGCAGAACCTGCCCGGTGCCAAGGTGTCGGGCGGCGTGTCGAACGTGAGCTTCAGCTTCCGCGGCAACGACCCGGTGCGCGAGGCGATCCACACCGTGTTCCTGTACCACGCGATCAAGGCCGGCATGGACATGGGCATCGTCAACGCCGGCATGGTCGGCGTGTACGACGACCTCGAGCCGGTGCTGCGCGAGCGCGTCGAAGACGTGATCCTCAACCGCCGCCCCGATGCCGGCGAACGCCTGGTCGAAGTGGCCGAGACGGCCAAGAGCGGCGCCAAGGACGAGAGCAAGCGCAACGACTGGCGCGGCACGCCCGAGGCGCCGGTGAGCGTCGGTGATCGGCTCAGCCATGCGCTGGTGCACGGCATCACCGAGTTCATCGTCGAGGACACCGAAGAGGCCTACCAGGACATCCTGGCCAAGGGCGGCCGGCCGCTGCACGTCATCGAAGGCCCGCTGATGGACGGCATGAACGTCGTCGGTGACCTGTTCGGCGCCGGCAAGATGTTCCTGCCGCAGGTGGTGAAGTCGGCCCGCGTGATGAAGCAGGCCGTGGCCCACCTGCTGCCCTACATCGAGGAAGAGAAGCTGCGCGACGAGGCGGCCGGTCGTGATGTGCGCACCAAGGGCAAGATCATCATCGCCACCGTGAAGGGCGATGTGCACGACATCGGCAAGAACATCGTGACCGTCGTGCTCCAGTGCAACAACTTCGAAGTGGTGAACATGGGCGTGATGGTCCCGTGCCACGAAATTTTGGCGCGCGCCAAGGTCGAGGGCGCGGACATCGTGGGCCTCTCCGGCCTCATCACCCCGAGCCTGGAAGAGATGCAGTACGTGGCCGGCGAGATGCAGCGCGACGACCATTTCCGCATCAAGAAGATCCCACTGATGATCGGCGGCGCCACCACCAGCCGCGTGCACACGGCCGTGAAGATCGCGCCGCACTACGAAGGCCCGGTCGTCTACGTGCCCGATGCCTCGCGCAGCGTGAGCGTCGCGCAGAGCCTGCTGAGCGACCAGGCGACCAAGTACATCGACGAACTCAACGCCGACTACGACAAGGTGCGTCTGCAGCACGCCAACAAGAAGCAGGTGCCGCTGTGGCCGCTGGCCAAGGCACGCGCCAACAAGACGCCGATCGACTGGACGGGCTACACGCCGCCGGTGCCGAAGTTCATCGGCCGCCGCGTGTTCAAGAACTTCGACCTGACCGAGCTCGCCAAGTACATCGACTGGGGCCCGTTCTTCCAGACCTGGGACCTGGCCGGGCCGTTCCCTGCGATCCTGAAAGACGAGGTTGTCGGCACCGAAGCGGTCCGCGTGTATGCCGACGCGAAGCGCATGCTGCAGCGCCTGATCGAAGGCCGCTGGCTCAGTGCGAGCGGCATCGTGGGCTTCTGGCCGGCGAACACCGTGAACGACGACGACATCGAGCTCTACACCGACGAGACGCGCAGCGAGGTCGCGATGACCTGGTACGGCATGCGCCAGCAGACCGAGAAGCAGGTGATCGACGGCGTGATGCGCCCGAGCCGATGCCTGTCCGATTTCGTGGCGCCGAAGGACAGCGGGCTGAAGGACTATGTCGGGATGTTCGCCGTGACGGCGGGCCTGGGCGTCGAGAAGAAGGAGAAGGCCTTCGTCGACGACCTCGACGACTACTCGGCCATCATGCTCAAGGCGCTGGCCGACCGGCTGGCCGAGGCCTTCGCCGAATCGTTGCACCACCGCGTGCGCACCGACCTGTGGGGCTACGCTGCGGACGAAGCCTTGAGCAACGAAGACATGATTGCCGAGAAGTACCGCGGCATCCGCCCGGCGCCCGGCTACCCGGCCTGCCCCGACCACAGCGTGAAGCGCGAGATGTTCGAGCTGATGCAGTGTGCCGACATCGGCATGACGCTCACCGAGAGCCTCGCGATGACGCCTGCGGCGAGCGTGAGCGGCTTCCATCTGAGCCACCCTGCGTCGACCTACTTCAACGTCGGCAAGATCGGGCACGACCAGCTGGCCGACCAGGCGGCACGCCGTCGGCTGCCGGAGAGCGAACTCGAACGCCTGTTGGCCCCCAACCTGTAG
- the dinG gene encoding ATP-dependent DNA helicase DinG, producing MSSLEWAASALQAFDGVVQASAGFRSRAGQRRMAEQVADTLAAATLGKTEGDDGDGPVDPPVRAIAVIQAGTGVGKSLAYCAPAIALALARNTRVVISTATVALQEQLVHKDLPALAKLMPQPFRFALAKGRGRYVCQQKLERLTGMMAEHDDEEDEVEDDLFADDDVAAQARPARPAHEVEARLQFYTGIAQTLATGAWDGDRDTLDTPPAADAWLPMAADAASCTGKHCPSFNQCVYYERRKTLVGAQVVVVNHDLLLASIGNRQLPELDNCLLVLDEAHHLPATALAQFGCRMDLGRHGWVERLAQRAVRVGVRFEVTEVADVPMHAAQMRQALQEAERLVMDLYGDGLKTDLAGPAGLPGRGPARARLPLGALPEVLQGPLGRVAHHASGFLDALRVIASALRTEMREQPAMARKLSTMYAQLGALAPRLEQTLDTAQLLLRDAAPDAVPAAKWFTLQVDGDQATLQAHASPLLPGATLRHHLWNKVRGAVLTSATLTSCGHFDFFLRESGLHGDEAATTLEVPSPFDYAAQGKLIAVETRADPRDAAGYVAEMVQSLVRDLAEVRHGALVLFTSRDQLRQAVEALPAPLKPRVLLQTAMPRQQLLATHRHRVAEGLPSIIFGMQSFGEGLDLPGKLCESVFIAKLPFAPPDDPVGEARAEWLRTVGRDPFTELVVPATAIRLAQWVGRAIRSEEDRASVYCYDRRLVRTSYGQRLLKGLPPFAFSTVRVDGVVAA from the coding sequence ATGTCTTCTTTGGAATGGGCCGCGTCCGCCCTGCAGGCGTTCGACGGGGTGGTCCAGGCCAGCGCCGGTTTCCGCAGCCGCGCCGGCCAGCGGCGCATGGCCGAGCAGGTGGCCGACACGCTGGCTGCGGCCACCCTCGGCAAGACCGAGGGGGATGACGGCGACGGCCCGGTCGACCCGCCGGTGCGCGCCATCGCGGTGATCCAGGCCGGCACCGGCGTCGGCAAGTCGCTCGCCTATTGCGCCCCGGCCATCGCGCTGGCCCTGGCGCGCAACACCCGCGTTGTGATCTCCACCGCCACCGTGGCGCTGCAGGAGCAGCTGGTCCACAAGGACCTGCCGGCCCTCGCCAAGCTGATGCCGCAGCCCTTCCGCTTCGCCCTGGCCAAGGGCCGCGGTCGCTACGTCTGCCAGCAGAAGCTGGAGCGTCTGACCGGGATGATGGCCGAGCACGATGACGAGGAGGACGAGGTCGAAGACGACCTCTTCGCCGACGACGACGTGGCCGCACAGGCCCGGCCCGCCAGGCCTGCGCACGAAGTGGAGGCTCGCCTCCAGTTCTACACGGGCATCGCCCAGACGCTCGCGACCGGCGCCTGGGACGGCGACCGCGACACCCTCGACACCCCGCCCGCTGCCGACGCCTGGCTGCCGATGGCCGCCGACGCGGCATCGTGCACCGGCAAGCACTGCCCGTCGTTCAACCAGTGCGTCTACTACGAGCGCCGCAAGACATTGGTCGGTGCGCAGGTGGTGGTGGTCAACCACGACCTGCTGCTGGCCTCCATCGGCAACCGCCAGCTGCCCGAGCTGGACAACTGCCTGCTGGTGCTCGACGAGGCGCACCACCTGCCGGCCACCGCGCTCGCGCAGTTCGGCTGCCGCATGGACCTGGGCCGCCACGGCTGGGTCGAACGCTTGGCGCAGCGTGCGGTGCGCGTGGGCGTGCGCTTCGAGGTGACCGAGGTGGCCGACGTGCCGATGCACGCCGCGCAGATGCGCCAGGCGCTGCAGGAAGCCGAGCGGCTCGTGATGGATTTGTACGGCGACGGCCTGAAGACCGACCTCGCCGGCCCGGCGGGCCTGCCCGGCCGCGGTCCCGCGCGTGCCCGCCTGCCGCTGGGTGCGCTTCCCGAGGTGCTGCAGGGCCCGCTGGGGCGGGTCGCGCATCACGCGTCAGGTTTCCTCGATGCCCTGCGCGTGATCGCCAGCGCCCTGCGCACCGAGATGCGCGAGCAGCCCGCCATGGCCCGCAAGCTGTCGACGATGTACGCCCAGCTCGGCGCGCTGGCCCCACGGCTGGAACAGACCCTCGACACCGCCCAGCTGCTGCTGCGCGACGCCGCGCCCGACGCGGTGCCGGCCGCCAAGTGGTTCACGCTGCAGGTCGACGGCGATCAGGCCACGCTGCAGGCGCACGCCAGCCCGCTGCTGCCCGGCGCAACGCTGCGCCACCACCTGTGGAACAAGGTCCGCGGCGCGGTGCTGACGTCGGCCACGCTCACCAGCTGCGGCCACTTCGACTTCTTCCTGCGCGAGTCCGGCCTGCATGGCGACGAGGCGGCGACGACGCTGGAGGTGCCCAGTCCCTTCGACTACGCGGCCCAGGGCAAGCTGATCGCCGTCGAGACCCGGGCTGACCCGCGCGACGCGGCCGGCTATGTCGCCGAGATGGTCCAGTCGCTGGTGCGCGATCTGGCCGAGGTGCGGCACGGCGCGCTGGTGCTGTTCACCTCGCGCGACCAGCTGCGCCAGGCCGTCGAGGCACTGCCCGCCCCGCTCAAGCCGCGCGTGCTGCTGCAGACCGCCATGCCGCGCCAGCAACTGCTGGCCACCCACCGCCACCGCGTGGCCGAGGGGCTGCCGTCGATCATCTTCGGCATGCAGTCCTTTGGCGAAGGGCTCGACCTGCCGGGCAAGCTCTGCGAATCGGTCTTCATCGCCAAGCTGCCCTTCGCACCGCCGGACGATCCGGTCGGCGAGGCACGGGCCGAATGGCTGCGCACGGTGGGGCGCGACCCATTCACCGAACTGGTGGTGCCGGCAACGGCCATTCGGTTGGCGCAGTGGGTGGGGCGGGCGATTCGCAGTGAGGAGGATCGGGCTTCCGTGTACTGCTACGACCGGCGGCTGGTGCGGACGTCGTATGGGCAGCGGCTGTTGAAGGGGTTGCCGCCGTTTGCTTTTTCTACAGTGCGGGTGGATGGGGTTGTTGCTGCCTGA
- a CDS encoding PACE efflux transporter — MQGLKRRVVYITLYEGIAIVAASLGLALMSGQGVGHSGVLAVMASVVAVLWNLVFNTLFERWEARQAVRGRSVWRRIAHAIGFEVGLLCFLVPIFAWWMDVTLLQALLMDLGLAMFFLGYTFVFNWAFDAIFGLPASAAGAAQPA; from the coding sequence ATGCAAGGGCTCAAGCGCCGCGTCGTCTACATCACGCTCTACGAAGGCATCGCCATCGTCGCGGCCAGCCTGGGGCTGGCACTGATGTCGGGCCAGGGCGTCGGCCATTCGGGCGTGCTGGCGGTCATGGCGTCGGTGGTCGCGGTGCTCTGGAACCTCGTGTTCAACACGCTGTTCGAGCGCTGGGAGGCGCGCCAGGCCGTGCGCGGGCGCAGCGTGTGGCGCCGCATCGCCCATGCCATCGGCTTCGAGGTCGGGCTGCTCTGTTTCCTGGTCCCGATCTTCGCCTGGTGGATGGACGTCACGCTGCTGCAGGCCCTGCTGATGGACCTGGGCCTGGCGATGTTCTTCCTGGGCTACACCTTCGTCTTCAACTGGGCCTTCGACGCGATCTTCGGGCTGCCGGCATCCGCCGCTGGCGCCGCCCAACCGGCCTGA
- a CDS encoding LysR family transcriptional regulator produces the protein MAFSTDNLQVFLAVLDHGSFSAAARSLGRVPSAVSMAIAGLEAELELPLFDRSGREPKPTAAARSLEPQARLLAAQFKQLEVQALALTQGLENRLTLAIAPELLAAPWSGALAALAAEYPLLEVEVLAAPQADALALLHAGRAQLALVFERPSLDGREGFQEVASDTMVAVMAPAHPVLAAAGGRLREEHLHNTRQIVVAGRDLATSDPRFVFGRHVWRTDNALAALSLITAGLGWGWLPRAFAKPHVAAGALLEIPFENLSNGLDLWVDVVWSRERPLGLGAQRFVALIARDKS, from the coding sequence ATGGCCTTCTCCACCGACAACCTGCAGGTCTTTCTCGCCGTGCTCGACCACGGCTCGTTCTCCGCGGCCGCGCGCTCGCTGGGGCGCGTGCCGTCCGCCGTGAGCATGGCGATCGCGGGGCTGGAGGCCGAGCTCGAACTGCCGCTGTTCGACCGCAGCGGCCGCGAGCCCAAGCCGACCGCCGCCGCCCGCTCCCTGGAGCCGCAGGCGCGCCTGCTGGCCGCCCAGTTCAAACAACTCGAGGTGCAGGCGCTGGCGCTCACCCAAGGCCTGGAGAACCGGCTGACGCTGGCCATCGCGCCCGAACTGCTGGCGGCGCCCTGGAGCGGTGCGCTCGCGGCGCTGGCGGCGGAATATCCGTTGCTCGAAGTCGAAGTGCTCGCTGCGCCGCAGGCCGACGCGCTGGCGCTGCTGCATGCCGGGCGCGCGCAGCTGGCACTGGTGTTCGAGCGGCCCAGCCTCGATGGCCGCGAGGGCTTTCAGGAAGTGGCGAGCGACACGATGGTCGCGGTGATGGCCCCGGCCCACCCGGTGCTGGCCGCCGCCGGCGGGCGCCTGCGCGAGGAGCACCTGCACAACACCCGGCAGATCGTGGTGGCAGGGCGCGACCTCGCGACCAGCGACCCGCGCTTCGTCTTCGGCCGGCACGTCTGGCGCACCGACAACGCGCTGGCCGCGCTGAGCCTGATCACCGCCGGTCTCGGCTGGGGCTGGCTGCCGCGCGCCTTCGCCAAGCCGCACGTGGCGGCGGGGGCGCTGCTGGAGATTCCGTTCGAGAACCTCAGCAACGGGCTCGACCTCTGGGTCGACGTGGTGTGGTCGCGCGAGCGGCCGCTGGGGCTGGGGGCGCAGCGCTTCGTGGCGCTGATTGCGCGCGACAAATCCTGA
- a CDS encoding SH3 domain-containing protein: MKTTVWRWVGAGALALSMPLAATAQQAFTRISVNLRAGPAADYPVVAVLGGGQPLDVMGCTGGYSWCDVVLPDGLRGWVFAQGLDYAYEQQRVPLASYGAVIGVPIVTFALGSYWSNYYRDRPWYGDRRWWGSRPPPPPPVQGWRPPPPPRPEWRPNPWRPGGPGGPGPGFRPRPDRPPPPGPGVRPPRDDGFRPRPDPGFRPPSPRPEFRPDRPRPPQGAEFRPQRPNPAMEGRPGRPPPDAGRPDRGPREGGGPPGRGREHRGGGEGRGPGEGRGGPGR; the protein is encoded by the coding sequence ATGAAAACCACCGTGTGGCGCTGGGTCGGTGCCGGCGCACTCGCTTTGTCGATGCCGCTGGCGGCGACTGCGCAGCAGGCCTTCACCCGCATTTCGGTCAACCTGCGTGCCGGACCAGCGGCCGACTATCCGGTGGTGGCAGTCCTCGGCGGTGGGCAGCCGCTCGATGTGATGGGCTGCACCGGTGGGTACAGCTGGTGCGACGTGGTGTTGCCCGACGGCCTGCGTGGCTGGGTCTTTGCGCAGGGTCTCGACTACGCCTACGAGCAGCAGCGCGTGCCGCTCGCCAGCTATGGCGCGGTGATCGGGGTGCCGATCGTGACCTTCGCATTGGGCAGCTACTGGTCGAACTATTACCGCGACCGCCCCTGGTACGGTGACCGCCGCTGGTGGGGTTCGCGCCCGCCGCCGCCGCCGCCGGTGCAGGGCTGGCGTCCACCGCCACCGCCTCGCCCCGAGTGGCGACCGAATCCGTGGCGACCCGGAGGCCCGGGCGGGCCGGGGCCGGGCTTCCGTCCGCGGCCGGACCGTCCACCGCCGCCGGGTCCGGGCGTGCGCCCGCCGCGGGACGACGGTTTCCGCCCGCGCCCCGACCCGGGCTTCCGTCCGCCGAGCCCGCGGCCCGAGTTTCGGCCGGACCGGCCGAGGCCACCGCAAGGCGCCGAGTTCCGGCCGCAGCGGCCGAATCCGGCCATGGAGGGCCGCCCCGGCCGCCCGCCGCCGGACGCCGGTCGACCCGACCGCGGTCCGCGCGAAGGCGGCGGTCCGCCGGGACGCGGCCGCGAGCACCGGGGCGGCGGGGAAGGTCGAGGCCCGGGCGAGGGCCGCGGCGGCCCGGGACGCTGA
- a CDS encoding homocysteine S-methyltransferase family protein, which translates to MKPLVYTRGQALPGILAQRIAVLDGAMGTMIQRFKLTEEQYRGERFKDFERDVKGNNELLSLTRPDVIRDIHEKYLAAGADLIETNTFGATTVAQEDYQMAHLAREMNVESAKLARAACDKYSTPDKPRFVAGALGPTPKTASISPDVNDPGARNVDFETLRAAYYEQTEALVEGGADVILVETIFDTLNAKAALFAVDEYFEASGERLPLIISGTVTDASGRILSGQTVTAFWHSVRHAQPLAIGLNCALGAALMRPYIQELARVAEDTFISCYPNAGLPNPMSDTGFDETPDVTARLLHEFASDGLVNIVGGCCGTTPDHIAAIGRSVTPLAGRTLQGTAFYREAA; encoded by the coding sequence ATGAAGCCCCTCGTCTACACCCGCGGCCAGGCCCTGCCTGGCATCCTGGCCCAACGCATCGCCGTGCTCGATGGCGCCATGGGCACGATGATCCAGCGCTTCAAGCTGACCGAAGAACAGTACCGCGGTGAGCGTTTCAAGGACTTCGAGCGTGACGTGAAGGGCAACAACGAACTGTTGTCGTTGACCCGGCCCGACGTGATCCGCGACATCCACGAGAAGTACCTCGCGGCCGGTGCCGACCTGATCGAGACCAACACCTTCGGCGCCACCACCGTCGCGCAGGAGGACTACCAGATGGCGCATCTGGCGCGCGAGATGAACGTCGAATCGGCCAAGCTGGCCCGTGCCGCCTGCGACAAGTACAGCACGCCGGACAAACCCCGTTTCGTCGCCGGCGCCCTCGGCCCGACGCCCAAGACGGCCAGCATCAGCCCCGACGTGAACGACCCGGGCGCCCGCAACGTCGACTTCGAAACCCTGCGCGCGGCGTACTACGAACAGACCGAGGCACTGGTCGAAGGCGGCGCCGACGTGATCCTGGTCGAAACCATCTTCGACACGCTCAACGCCAAGGCCGCGCTGTTCGCGGTCGACGAGTACTTCGAAGCCTCGGGCGAGCGCTTGCCGCTCATCATCAGCGGCACCGTGACCGACGCGTCCGGCCGCATCCTGAGCGGCCAGACCGTGACCGCCTTCTGGCACAGCGTGCGCCATGCGCAGCCGCTGGCCATCGGCCTGAACTGCGCGCTGGGCGCGGCGCTGATGCGCCCCTACATCCAGGAACTGGCGCGCGTGGCGGAAGACACCTTCATCAGCTGCTACCCCAACGCCGGCCTGCCCAACCCGATGAGCGACACCGGCTTCGACGAGACGCCCGACGTCACGGCGCGCCTGCTGCACGAGTTCGCGTCCGACGGGCTGGTGAACATCGTGGGCGGGTGCTGCGGCACCACGCCCGACCACATCGCCGCCATCGGCCGCAGCGTCACGCCGCTGGCGGGGCGTACGCTGCAAGGCACGGCCTTCTACCGCGAAGCGGCGTAG
- a CDS encoding FAD-binding oxidoreductase: MADVDFIAALIAAAGADAVQTGDAVPPRHCTDWSGVTPVQPVALVRPRSTDAVAAVLRACSEFCVPVVPQGGLTGMAGGAVPVAGAIALSLDRMNAIESLDVAASTLTVQAGVTLQAVQEAAAAQGLQFGVDLGARGSCQIGGNLATNAGGNGVLQFGMMREQALGLEVVLADGTVLPMLRPMIKNNTGYDLKQLFIGAEGTLGVITRAVLRLHPAPRAKATVLVAVGSFEQSLALLGRLQARFPGAVAAFELMWRDFVAASLQWQSLREPFGAQHPFAALIDVTGSDEDTLRAAIEELLGESMEAGEALDAVIAQSQAQARTLWKIREATAELPANMHPPINFDVSLPMADIGRFADTCRAALDARWPGNIAVFFGHVGDSNLHLSVDASTVGGDEHGVEKLVYDQVAVFNGSVSAEHGIGTHKKPYLGASRTPAELAAMRAIKQALDPQHLMNPGKLFDRV; encoded by the coding sequence ATGGCTGATGTCGACTTCATCGCGGCGCTGATCGCCGCGGCTGGCGCTGACGCCGTGCAGACCGGCGACGCCGTGCCGCCGCGCCATTGCACCGACTGGAGCGGCGTCACGCCGGTGCAACCGGTCGCGCTCGTGCGCCCGCGCAGCACCGACGCGGTCGCGGCCGTGCTGCGCGCGTGCAGCGAATTCTGCGTCCCGGTCGTGCCGCAGGGCGGCCTCACCGGCATGGCCGGCGGCGCGGTGCCGGTCGCCGGGGCGATCGCGCTGTCGCTCGACCGCATGAACGCCATCGAGTCGCTCGACGTGGCGGCGTCGACCCTCACCGTGCAGGCCGGCGTCACGCTGCAGGCGGTGCAGGAGGCTGCCGCGGCGCAGGGCCTGCAGTTCGGCGTCGACCTCGGCGCACGCGGCTCCTGCCAGATCGGCGGCAACCTCGCGACCAACGCCGGCGGCAACGGCGTGCTGCAGTTCGGGATGATGCGCGAGCAGGCGCTCGGGCTCGAGGTGGTGCTGGCCGACGGCACGGTGCTGCCGATGCTGCGGCCCATGATCAAGAACAACACAGGCTACGACCTCAAGCAGCTCTTCATCGGCGCCGAAGGCACGCTCGGCGTCATCACGCGCGCTGTGCTGCGCCTGCACCCGGCACCGCGCGCCAAGGCGACCGTGCTGGTCGCGGTCGGCAGCTTCGAACAGTCGCTGGCGCTGCTCGGCCGGCTGCAGGCGCGTTTCCCCGGTGCGGTCGCGGCTTTCGAGCTGATGTGGCGCGACTTCGTCGCCGCGTCGCTGCAATGGCAATCGCTGCGCGAGCCCTTCGGTGCGCAGCACCCGTTCGCGGCGCTGATCGACGTGACGGGCAGCGACGAAGACACGCTGCGTGCCGCGATCGAGGAATTGCTCGGCGAATCGATGGAAGCTGGCGAGGCGCTCGACGCCGTCATCGCGCAGTCGCAGGCCCAGGCCCGCACGCTGTGGAAGATCCGCGAAGCCACGGCCGAACTGCCAGCCAACATGCACCCGCCGATCAATTTCGACGTGAGCCTGCCGATGGCCGACATCGGCCGCTTCGCCGACACCTGCCGCGCCGCGCTCGACGCGCGCTGGCCCGGCAACATCGCGGTCTTCTTCGGCCACGTGGGCGACAGCAACCTGCACCTTTCGGTGGACGCCAGCACCGTCGGCGGCGATGAGCACGGCGTCGAAAAGCTGGTGTATGACCAGGTCGCCGTGTTCAACGGCAGCGTGTCGGCCGAGCACGGCATCGGCACGCACAAGAAGCCGTATCTGGGTGCCAGCCGCACGCCGGCCGAACTGGCCGCGATGCGCGCCATCAAGCAGGCGCTGGACCCGCAGCACCTCATGAACCCCGGGAAGCTCTTCGACCGCGTCTGA
- the hutG gene encoding N-formylglutamate deformylase, whose protein sequence is MSFQTTEPPFRFRQGTRPLLISMPHVGTHVPPALATRFTAEAREVPDTDWHLERLYDFADELGASVLVATHSRYVIDLNRPPDGASLYPGQSVTGLCPVDTFDNTPIYEAGDVPEDDEIAERRDAIWHPYHAKLTEELARIKAQHGIAALWDAHSIRSVLPRFFEGKLPDLNLGTGKGTSCDPALAQTLRDIAENATGYTGVLNGRFTGGYITRHYGQPAQNVHAVQLEMTQSSYMQESLPFDYLPDVAAGVQPHVRRMIEAMLVFVEAPHG, encoded by the coding sequence ATGAGCTTTCAAACCACCGAACCCCCCTTCCGCTTCCGCCAGGGCACGCGGCCCTTGCTGATCTCCATGCCGCACGTCGGCACGCACGTGCCGCCCGCGCTGGCCACACGGTTCACCGCCGAGGCGCGCGAAGTGCCCGACACCGACTGGCACCTCGAGCGGCTCTACGACTTCGCCGACGAACTCGGCGCGTCGGTGCTGGTCGCCACGCACTCGCGCTACGTGATCGACCTCAACCGTCCGCCGGACGGCGCCAGCCTGTACCCGGGCCAGAGCGTGACCGGGCTGTGCCCGGTCGACACCTTCGACAACACGCCGATCTACGAAGCCGGCGACGTGCCGGAAGACGACGAGATCGCCGAGCGCCGCGACGCCATCTGGCACCCGTATCACGCGAAGCTCACCGAAGAACTCGCGCGCATCAAGGCGCAGCACGGCATCGCCGCGCTGTGGGACGCGCATTCGATCCGCTCCGTGCTGCCGCGCTTTTTCGAGGGCAAGCTGCCCGACCTGAACCTGGGCACCGGCAAGGGGACGAGCTGCGACCCGGCGCTCGCGCAGACGCTGCGTGATATCGCCGAAAACGCGACCGGCTACACCGGCGTGCTCAACGGCCGCTTCACCGGCGGCTACATCACGCGCCACTACGGGCAGCCCGCGCAAAACGTGCATGCGGTGCAGCTGGAGATGACGCAGTCGAGCTACATGCAGGAGTCGCTGCCCTTCGACTACCTGCCCGACGTGGCGGCCGGCGTGCAGCCGCATGTGCGTCGCATGATCGAAGCCATGCTCGTGTTCGTCGAGGCGCCGCATGGCTGA